The Flavobacteriales bacterium sequence CAAAGCGGTTGTTAGGCCCAAATTTTGTTGAACCGTCTCTTCTGATCACTCCAGAGAATAATAAACGCTCTTTGTAGTTGTATTGTACCCTTGCGAAGTAGGATAATAATCGCTCGTCGAACCTTCCGCTCAATCCGCTTTCGACCAGTGAATTTCTCAATTCATCAGCGTTGGCCAAGTCTGCATTTTCGAAAGTGATGTCAGTGGCATTAAAGAATCCTTGGTTTCCGCCTGAGAATTGACCTCTGGTTGCAAAAATACTTGTACCTAAAGTGAATTGTAGCTCGTGATCACTGAAAAGCTTTTTGTAATTCACGAAAGCATCTATGGTATAGTCTCTAAAAATATCCTTACTCTGAGTGAGGGATATTCTTGAGGTATTGTTAAACACTTTACCCGAACCGTAGAATACTAATGGTGAAAAGTTGTTTCCGTAAACCTCAGCGTAATTGAATTGTGCATTGGCAACGGCAGTGATGTGATCACCTAAGTTGTACTGTAATCCTGTTTTACCACTAATTCGCTTGACCTCTGTTAAATTGAAGGTGTTGTCAATTTGAGCTAAGGGATTCACTACTTCGTTCCCCAAACCTTCACTTAGTGTATATTGTCCGCTTTGATCAAAAACAGAAAGCAGTGGAGAATTGTTTACCGCATTAAATAATACTGAGCCCAATCCGCTTTCTGGAAGTCCTCTGCGGTCTGACTCTGTATATATGGTATTGGCCGTAAACTTTAAATTCTCTAAAATGTCGTATTGGTAGTTGATTCTGGCTGTGATTCTTTGGAAGCTCGATTTGTCTAACCCCACAATACCTTGCTGGTCTAGATATGAAAGTCCAAATGAATAGGCCGATTTTTCAGTTCCTCCAGAAGCCGTTAAAGCGTGATTGTGAGTAGGTGCAAATTCAAAAACCTCATCTTGCCAATCAGTACCTGTTCCAATCGCAGAAAAGTCAGTGAATGCTGGCGCCTGTCCGTCAGCGATGTACGCCTCATTTAATAGGTATGCATATTCGAATCCGTTGAGCACGCCAATTTTTCGTGTAGTATTTTGAATTCCTGCATACGAATCGAGTGATATGTTAAGCTTAGTGTTTTTGCGACCCGTTTTTGTAGTAATTAAGATTACCCCGTTTGCCGCACGAACTCCATATATACCAGCAGTAGCATCTTTTAAGATGTTCATGCTTTGAATATCTGAAGGGTTTAAAACGCTCAAATCTTCAATGACGTTTCCATCGACCAAGATTAAAGGCCTGTTGTCTCCATTTGTAGTAATCCCTCTGATTCGAATGTTGAGTCCGCTACCTGGAGAACCCGATTGAGAAGTAATATCAACCCCGGCGACTTGACCTTGTATGGCTTGTTCTAGACGCGTTGGATTTAATTCTTCGATTTGCGCCTCTCCCACAACAGCAACGGCTCCGGTTAATTCTTTTTTACGCTGAACCCCGTATCCAACTACAACTACCTCATCTAAGGCAGCTACATCTTCTTGCAAGGAAATCTCAACTTCTAAATCACCGTAAACTTTTAATTCCTGATCGCGATAACCTAAATAGGCAAAGATCAAGACATCGGTGTCTTTCAAATCTTCGATAGAAAACAATCCGTCAAAATCTGCAGACACTCCACGTTGTGTTCCTTTAACAACGACA is a genomic window containing:
- a CDS encoding TonB-dependent receptor encodes the protein MKNVFLVLSLFCLSFLQAQNFTVSGVVRDANTSEPLPGVSVVVKGTQRGVSADFDGLFSIEDLKDTDVLIFAYLGYRDQELKVYGDLEVEISLQEDVAALDEVVVVGYGVQRKKELTGAVAVVGEAQIEELNPTRLEQAIQGQVAGVDITSQSGSPGSGLNIRIRGITTNGDNRPLILVDGNVIEDLSVLNPSDIQSMNILKDATAGIYGVRAANGVILITTKTGRKNTKLNISLDSYAGIQNTTRKIGVLNGFEYAYLLNEAYIADGQAPAFTDFSAIGTGTDWQDEVFEFAPTHNHALTASGGTEKSAYSFGLSYLDQQGIVGLDKSSFQRITARINYQYDILENLKFTANTIYTESDRRGLPESGLGSVLFNAVNNSPLLSVFDQSGQYTLSEGLGNEVVNPLAQIDNTFNLTEVKRISGKTGLQYNLGDHITAVANAQFNYAEVYGNNFSPLVFYGSGKVFNNTSRISLTQSKDIFRDYTIDAFVNYKKLFSDHELQFTLGTSIFATRGQFSGGNQGFFNATDITFENADLANADELRNSLVESGLSGRFDERLLSYFARVQYNYKERLLFSGVIRRDGSTKFGPNNRFGYFPSLSLGYILKSDSSFKATDLVSFAKLRASYGILGNDRIAGNAFRAILNGEGAYVLGNTLQFGQAIGVLPNPEIQWEEQETLNVGADFKFFNNSLDLTFDYFIKQTSGLLLQPPVSGILGATGPGAQPPVVNAGVIENSGFEFVLGYQFFDNDDFSLSANANATVLTNDVISVNNGVGFLQGGSFGVGLEPPSRMEAGFPIGYFFGLKTDGIFQNTQELEAHADQLNASVGDLRYVDLNEDGIIDSNDRTYIGDPIPEFTAGFNLNMTYKQFDLSAYAFASVGNEMVRNYERNQPLVNKSVYAINRWTGEGSSTTDPRLTVGASSNALFSDYFVEDASFLRLQNAQIGYSFKPETLDKLGLTKLRLYLSGNNLFTFTKYRGFDPSASSGAPIGGGIDFGFYPVPRTVLLGLNLKM